In Selenomonas sp. TAMA-11512, a genomic segment contains:
- a CDS encoding CofH family radical SAM protein has product MTNAIETARKKAEAGDRLTLSDALALYEDDDLLFLASCARRAKEKKSGKDVYYNVNRHINLTNICRANCPLCAFQVKEGDKRGFKLELDAVQKSLDEAKNIRNLDEIHIVSALHPDAPFSYYLEVVQRAKATLPHADIKAFTPVEIVHFAEMTGTSVEDVLRTLKDAGLSSLPGGGAEILDDRVREIICPKKATTAQWIETIKTAHRLGIRTNATMMYGHIETIEQRMEHLLTLRTIQDETGGFQAFVSFPFHPAHTELADLRDVRRVGSHEDLKMIALSRLILDNIDHIKAFWIMLTMPIAQLALGFGADDLDGTIGEEKIIHAAGAKTASGITRTKLEALIRETGYTPVMRDTFYHAKEAAPCSD; this is encoded by the coding sequence ATGACAAACGCAATCGAAACCGCCCGTAAAAAGGCGGAGGCAGGCGACCGTCTGACACTCTCCGACGCCCTCGCGCTCTACGAGGACGACGATCTCCTCTTCCTCGCCTCCTGCGCCCGCCGCGCCAAGGAGAAGAAGAGCGGCAAGGACGTCTACTACAACGTCAACCGCCACATCAACCTCACGAACATCTGCCGCGCCAACTGCCCGCTCTGCGCCTTTCAGGTCAAAGAGGGAGACAAGCGCGGCTTCAAGCTCGAGCTCGACGCCGTCCAAAAATCGCTTGACGAGGCGAAGAATATCCGGAACCTCGACGAGATACATATCGTCTCCGCCCTCCACCCGGACGCCCCGTTTTCCTACTACCTCGAGGTCGTACAGCGGGCGAAGGCGACCCTTCCCCATGCGGACATCAAGGCGTTCACGCCCGTTGAGATCGTCCACTTCGCCGAGATGACCGGCACATCCGTCGAGGACGTCCTCCGCACACTCAAGGACGCGGGCCTTTCCTCGCTTCCCGGCGGCGGCGCGGAGATCCTAGACGACCGCGTCCGAGAGATTATCTGCCCGAAGAAGGCGACGACGGCGCAGTGGATTGAGACCATCAAGACCGCGCACCGGCTCGGCATCCGCACGAACGCGACCATGATGTACGGCCACATCGAGACGATCGAGCAACGCATGGAGCACCTCCTGACGCTGCGCACCATACAGGACGAGACAGGCGGCTTCCAGGCCTTCGTCTCCTTCCCCTTCCACCCGGCGCATACCGAGCTTGCCGACCTCCGTGACGTGCGGCGCGTCGGCTCGCACGAAGACCTCAAGATGATCGCGCTCTCCCGTCTCATCCTCGACAACATCGATCACATCAAGGCGTTCTGGATCATGCTCACGATGCCGATTGCGCAGCTCGCCCTCGGCTTCGGCGCCGACGACCTCGACGGCACGATCGGCGAGGAGAAGATCATCCACGCGGCGGGGGCAAAGACAGCGTCCGGCATCACGCGGACGAAGCTCGAGGCCCTCATCCGCGAGACCGGCTATACACCCGTCATGCGCGATACGTTTTACCATGCGAAGGAGGCGGCACCGTGCAGCGACTGA
- a CDS encoding anion permease, producing MDTRHRKLLAVLLVLLILWFLPIPEGLTPAAWHTFAIFAATILGFILQPIPIGAMGFIGVTAAALTGTLSVGEAISGYGNSTIWLIICAFLLSRGFIKSGLGRRIAFLIIQKIGRSSLTLGYAITASDFIISPATPSSTARAGGIVFPIIKSLSSALGSEPGETARKFGAYIMQIEYQANAITCAMFMTAMAGNPLSVELAAKATDTQITWSGWAIAAIVPGLISLIVMPYLLYKLFPPEIEEMPLAKQMATDELEKMGAMSAVEKIVSFVFCGALLLWATSEIHHIGATTVGMLAVVVMILTEVLTWDDVLNEKGAWNTMFWMGSLIALASALSKSGFIKYVAEGAGSAIESAGISWTLAFVLLILIYVYSHYGFASVSAHIGAMYAAFLTVAIAVGTSPMLAAIAFAAMSNIMIPLTHYGGGAAPILYGAGYVPQNDWWRLGFIITTVNVAIWLILGGAWWKVIGLW from the coding sequence ATGGATACTCGGCACAGGAAACTCCTTGCCGTTCTGCTCGTCCTGCTCATTCTCTGGTTCCTGCCGATTCCGGAGGGACTGACTCCGGCGGCATGGCACACCTTTGCCATCTTTGCCGCGACCATCCTGGGCTTTATCCTGCAGCCCATCCCCATCGGCGCGATGGGATTCATCGGCGTAACCGCCGCGGCGCTCACGGGAACGCTTTCCGTAGGGGAGGCGATCTCCGGCTACGGGAATTCCACGATCTGGCTCATCATCTGCGCATTCCTGCTCTCGCGCGGTTTCATTAAGAGCGGGCTCGGCAGACGCATCGCCTTCCTGATCATCCAAAAGATCGGACGCTCGTCGCTGACGCTCGGCTATGCCATCACGGCGAGCGACTTCATCATCTCCCCCGCGACCCCGTCCAGCACGGCGCGCGCCGGCGGCATTGTCTTCCCGATCATCAAAAGCCTGTCGAGCGCACTCGGCTCGGAACCGGGTGAGACCGCGCGCAAATTCGGTGCGTACATCATGCAGATCGAGTATCAGGCGAATGCCATCACCTGCGCCATGTTCATGACGGCAATGGCGGGAAACCCGCTCTCGGTCGAGCTCGCGGCAAAAGCGACGGATACGCAGATCACGTGGAGCGGCTGGGCGATTGCCGCCATCGTCCCCGGACTCATCTCCCTCATCGTCATGCCCTATCTGCTCTACAAGCTCTTCCCTCCCGAGATCGAAGAAATGCCGCTCGCGAAGCAGATGGCGACGGACGAGCTCGAAAAAATGGGAGCCATGTCAGCCGTGGAAAAGATCGTCTCCTTTGTGTTCTGCGGGGCTCTCCTCCTCTGGGCGACCTCCGAGATCCACCACATCGGCGCAACGACTGTCGGCATGCTCGCTGTCGTCGTCATGATCCTCACAGAGGTTCTGACATGGGATGATGTGCTGAACGAAAAGGGCGCATGGAACACGATGTTCTGGATGGGCTCACTGATTGCGCTTGCCTCGGCGCTTTCCAAGAGCGGCTTTATCAAATACGTGGCGGAGGGCGCGGGCAGCGCGATCGAATCCGCCGGCATCAGCTGGACGCTCGCGTTCGTTCTGCTCATCCTGATCTACGTGTACTCGCACTATGGGTTTGCAAGCGTGTCGGCGCATATCGGCGCCATGTACGCCGCATTCCTGACCGTCGCCATCGCCGTCGGCACGTCTCCCATGCTCGCCGCCATCGCATTCGCCGCCATGTCCAATATCATGATACCGCTCACGCATTACGGCGGCGGCGCGGCGCCCATCCTCTACGGGGCGGGGTATGTCCCTCAAAACGACTGGTGGCGACTCGGCTTCATCATCACCACCGTCAACGTCGCCATCTGGCTCATCCTCGGCGGCGCATGGTGGAAGGTCATCGGTCTTTGGTAG
- a CDS encoding MATE family efflux transporter, whose amino-acid sequence MVKNAHSVDMLHGSILKKLIALAIPIILASILQQLFNMTDTLMAGKFVSAEALAAVGNNIPVIGMFINLLVGLSIGANVLIARHIALKQESDASTAVHAAMGLALAAGFFLSVLGLLLTEPILDLISVPPEVMPDAATYLRVYFLGMPALTIYNFGSALLRADGDSQRPVYALLISNAFNIVLDYVAVVVFDFGILGLAAATAGAAWINALYITWILRCETGFLHFSWSEASLSSKPIRSIAAIGAPAGLQGIVFSISNIVVQSAINQYGRDAIAGVSAATVFEYFAYFVVFGIAQAAVTFTSQNFAACHYARCKRIFRLSMLSAAVGALILSALFTAYREPLISLFSSSPEVYHYAELRIFAIVMLEPLTALYDVPAACMRGMGVSLLPALETLFGACILRLIYIFYFFDPSADFLFLMLLYPVTWIITGSILTGTYFYVRRELFPTMRNRAAFMHDE is encoded by the coding sequence ATGGTGAAAAACGCCCACTCCGTGGACATGCTCCACGGCTCCATCCTGAAAAAACTCATCGCGCTCGCCATCCCCATCATCCTCGCCAGCATCCTGCAGCAGCTCTTCAATATGACGGATACTCTGATGGCCGGAAAATTCGTCTCCGCCGAGGCGCTCGCCGCCGTCGGCAACAACATTCCCGTCATCGGCATGTTCATCAATCTGCTTGTCGGGCTGTCCATCGGTGCGAATGTTCTCATCGCGCGTCATATCGCGCTCAAGCAGGAGTCGGACGCCTCAACCGCCGTGCATGCAGCCATGGGGCTTGCTCTCGCGGCAGGCTTTTTCTTATCGGTTCTGGGTCTCCTTCTCACCGAGCCCATCCTCGACCTCATCTCCGTACCGCCCGAGGTCATGCCCGATGCCGCCACGTACCTGCGCGTCTACTTTCTCGGCATGCCCGCCCTGACTATCTACAATTTCGGCAGCGCCCTTCTGCGCGCCGACGGCGACTCGCAGCGTCCCGTCTACGCGCTCCTCATCTCGAACGCGTTCAACATCGTTCTGGACTACGTCGCTGTCGTCGTCTTTGATTTCGGCATCTTGGGCCTTGCCGCGGCTACCGCGGGGGCCGCCTGGATCAATGCCCTTTACATCACTTGGATTCTCCGGTGTGAGACGGGCTTCCTCCACTTCTCATGGTCTGAGGCCTCCCTATCCTCCAAGCCGATTCGGTCGATTGCCGCCATCGGCGCTCCGGCGGGCCTGCAGGGGATCGTATTCTCCATCTCCAACATCGTCGTACAGTCCGCCATCAATCAGTACGGACGCGACGCGATTGCCGGCGTATCAGCGGCGACCGTCTTCGAGTACTTTGCCTACTTCGTCGTATTCGGGATCGCGCAGGCAGCCGTCACATTTACAAGTCAGAACTTCGCGGCGTGCCACTACGCACGCTGCAAGCGGATCTTTCGTCTCTCGATGCTCTCCGCCGCTGTGGGCGCTTTGATTCTGTCGGCTCTTTTCACCGCTTATCGTGAACCGCTCATCTCCCTCTTCTCGAGCTCGCCCGAGGTCTATCACTACGCCGAGCTGCGCATATTCGCCATCGTGATGCTGGAGCCCCTGACCGCCCTGTACGATGTCCCGGCGGCCTGTATGCGCGGCATGGGCGTCTCGCTTCTGCCCGCGCTCGAGACTCTGTTCGGCGCGTGCATACTGCGTCTTATCTATATATTTTATTTCTTCGACCCGTCGGCCGATTTTCTGTTCCTCATGCTCCTCTACCCCGTCACATGGATCATCACGGGCTCCATCCTCACAGGCACCTACTTCTACGTCCGGAGAGAGCTCTTCCCAACGATGCGGAATCGGGCCGCCTTCATGCACGACGAATAA
- the mqnE gene encoding aminofutalosine synthase MqnE, with product MSIDITPRGYQDIARKIENGERLTKDDGLRLFACPDLAWLGAMADAVRREKCGDIVYYNVNCHVNLTNICKAHCKFCAFGRDAEDKGSYAMSVEDAIAVVEDAKKDPHLAGLHVVSGLHPDWSFEDYEGRLAALHERFPDLYLKGFTGVELTHFAKISNRTVTEVLQRLQKAGLKAIAGGGAEILSDRVRGILCPDKATSGEWLEAARAAHKLGIPSNASMLYGHIETIEERVDHLLSLRELQDETGGFMTFICFPFLPANTPLAKERNLTQTSMWDDLRTMAVSRLMLDNFKNIKAYWVMLTVPVAQIALSFGANDIDGTVHKETIMHDAGATSPKALTENKIIRIIKEAGRIPAAVDAHMNIIEMIE from the coding sequence TTGTCCATCGATATCACACCGCGCGGCTATCAAGACATAGCCCGAAAAATAGAAAACGGCGAACGTCTGACGAAGGATGACGGGCTCCGCCTCTTCGCCTGTCCCGACCTCGCCTGGCTGGGAGCGATGGCGGATGCCGTCCGGCGTGAGAAATGCGGCGACATTGTCTACTACAACGTCAACTGCCACGTCAACCTCACGAACATCTGCAAGGCGCACTGCAAGTTCTGCGCCTTCGGGCGCGATGCGGAGGACAAGGGCAGCTACGCGATGAGTGTCGAGGACGCGATCGCCGTCGTCGAGGACGCGAAAAAAGACCCGCACCTGGCGGGTCTTCATGTCGTCAGCGGCCTGCATCCCGATTGGTCCTTTGAAGACTACGAGGGTCGTCTCGCCGCGCTCCACGAACGCTTCCCCGATCTCTATCTGAAGGGCTTCACGGGCGTCGAGCTCACGCATTTCGCGAAGATCTCGAACCGCACCGTCACCGAAGTCCTCCAACGCCTGCAGAAAGCGGGGCTCAAGGCCATTGCCGGCGGCGGCGCGGAGATCCTTTCCGACCGCGTCCGCGGCATCCTCTGCCCGGACAAAGCGACGTCGGGAGAGTGGCTCGAGGCGGCGAGGGCCGCGCACAAGCTCGGCATCCCGTCGAATGCCTCCATGCTCTACGGCCACATCGAGACGATCGAGGAGCGCGTCGACCATCTCCTTTCCCTGCGCGAGCTGCAGGATGAGACCGGCGGCTTCATGACATTCATCTGCTTCCCGTTCCTCCCCGCGAATACCCCTCTCGCCAAGGAGCGCAACCTAACGCAGACCTCGATGTGGGACGATCTCCGGACGATGGCTGTCAGTCGGCTCATGCTCGACAACTTCAAGAACATCAAGGCATACTGGGTCATGCTGACCGTCCCCGTCGCGCAGATTGCGCTCTCCTTCGGCGCGAACGACATCGACGGCACGGTCCACAAGGAGACCATCATGCACGATGCGGGTGCGACGAGCCCCAAGGCGCTCACCGAGAATAAGATCATACGCATTATCAAGGAAGCGGGCCGCATCCCCGCCGCCGTCGACGCGCACATGAACATCATCGAGATGATAGAGTGA
- a CDS encoding LysR family transcriptional regulator, producing the protein MELRQLEYFLMVSDLTSFTRAAERLYVSQPAVTNAVRSLEEELGIQLFDRSQRKVALTTEGKIFYRHIQNIMQGISTTLNEINDLKSHNRGHIVIGVTPLAGIASTSSLMAEFRAAYPNINISLVENNVKELLELLHADKLDFAFVFDLPEQEQARLSCLLLPQEELMVCCSRRHRLCRMNSVTLTSLTEEAFILMETNCLFRQILVKHFEDADSMPPVSMEVSQVQLLRALVAADAGLSILPECLITSDTELSAVPLAPPVYLHPVLAYKAEKLLSHAAQAFEETARKGVRRA; encoded by the coding sequence ATGGAACTGCGGCAGCTTGAATACTTTCTCATGGTGAGCGACCTGACGAGCTTTACGCGCGCGGCGGAGCGCCTGTACGTCTCGCAGCCCGCCGTCACGAACGCGGTGCGCAGCCTCGAAGAAGAGCTCGGCATCCAGCTGTTTGACCGCAGCCAGCGCAAGGTGGCGCTCACGACGGAAGGGAAGATCTTCTACCGGCACATTCAGAATATCATGCAGGGGATCTCAACGACGCTCAACGAAATCAACGATTTGAAATCCCATAATCGCGGTCATATCGTGATCGGCGTGACCCCGCTCGCGGGGATCGCGTCCACAAGCAGCCTGATGGCGGAGTTTCGCGCCGCCTATCCCAATATCAACATCAGCCTCGTCGAGAATAATGTGAAGGAACTGCTGGAGTTGCTGCACGCGGACAAGCTCGATTTCGCATTCGTATTCGATTTGCCCGAACAGGAGCAGGCGCGTCTCTCCTGTCTTCTTCTGCCGCAGGAGGAGCTCATGGTATGCTGCTCCCGCAGACATCGTCTGTGCCGGATGAACTCCGTCACACTCACATCCCTGACAGAAGAGGCATTCATCCTCATGGAAACGAACTGCCTCTTTCGCCAAATTCTCGTAAAGCACTTTGAAGACGCGGACAGCATGCCGCCCGTGAGCATGGAGGTATCACAGGTGCAGCTGCTCCGAGCGTTGGTCGCCGCGGATGCGGGCCTCTCCATCCTGCCCGAATGCCTCATCACGAGCGATACCGAACTCAGCGCCGTCCCCCTTGCGCCGCCCGTTTACCTCCATCCCGTCCTCGCATACAAGGCGGAAAAGCTGCTCTCCCATGCGGCACAGGCATTTGAAGAGACGGCAAGGAAAGGAGTGCGAAGAGCATGA
- a CDS encoding DUF1659 domain-containing protein, with amino-acid sequence MAVKKTEAATKLIVRVESGTKPNGTPNYKDRSFANVRQALTDAEVYSLGAKLGALQELPVRGVKRQDASTLVDE; translated from the coding sequence ATGGCAGTCAAGAAAACGGAAGCGGCCACGAAGCTCATCGTCCGCGTGGAAAGCGGTACGAAGCCGAACGGCACGCCGAACTACAAGGACAGATCGTTCGCGAATGTCCGACAGGCTCTGACGGATGCGGAGGTCTACTCGCTCGGAGCAAAGCTCGGCGCACTGCAGGAGCTCCCCGTGCGCGGCGTAAAGCGTCAGGATGCGTCGACACTCGTTGACGAGTAA
- a CDS encoding DUF2922 domain-containing protein, whose amino-acid sequence MAKTLKMVFDLGDKKTVTWSLGSPKTGLTKAEVEAAMQEAIDRQAIVVQGVSPTGIKSAYIHNVDDEALA is encoded by the coding sequence ATGGCAAAGACACTGAAAATGGTCTTTGATCTCGGCGACAAGAAGACCGTGACATGGTCGCTCGGGTCCCCGAAAACGGGACTCACGAAGGCGGAGGTTGAAGCCGCCATGCAGGAGGCCATCGACCGTCAGGCCATCGTCGTCCAAGGCGTATCGCCTACAGGCATCAAGAGTGCCTATATCCACAATGTGGATGATGAGGCGCTGGCATAA
- a CDS encoding GNAT family N-acetyltransferase, whose translation MDIKWSETGDRGRYEAYGENGARAGEMTYRREEGKIFIDHTGTEDAFKGQGIASALVRAAIADAKAGDYRIVPVCSFVEAYFKKHPEDAAAVAAKE comes from the coding sequence ATGGACATCAAGTGGAGCGAAACAGGCGATCGGGGCAGATATGAGGCGTACGGCGAAAACGGCGCGCGCGCGGGAGAGATGACATACCGCAGGGAAGAGGGAAAAATCTTCATCGATCATACGGGGACGGAGGATGCGTTCAAAGGGCAAGGCATCGCCTCCGCACTTGTCCGCGCGGCGATCGCCGACGCGAAGGCGGGCGACTATAGGATCGTCCCCGTCTGCTCATTCGTCGAAGCGTATTTCAAAAAGCATCCGGAAGATGCGGCAGCCGTTGCGGCGAAGGAATAA
- a CDS encoding MTAP family purine nucleoside phosphorylase — protein MYIPKADFAVIGGSGTLSSDFPAHFYGDDVALIDDGLVFDTPYGKSPAMRHFKVGAAHVLTCRMHGWRSGVTRADASRQIFHIFREAGVRRILAEGGVGTINPLLDPRDIVIPDDYLDQSCRKDVMLDGRYLLVMRDALCPEMRKALLENARKHARDGFDARIFDRGTYAVTDGRHFESPAEIRMLQGHSDIVGQSLAPEVYLAREIGACYATLNYVVNYGEGIRPWSHETMSDIFYNDADIIGRILLDTVRTLAGADKACACESLRKETLLKDVYSESSDKG, from the coding sequence ATGTATATACCGAAAGCAGACTTTGCCGTCATCGGCGGCTCGGGGACCCTGTCCTCCGACTTCCCCGCGCACTTTTACGGCGATGACGTCGCGCTCATTGACGACGGCCTCGTGTTCGACACCCCGTACGGGAAAAGCCCCGCCATGCGTCATTTCAAAGTCGGCGCGGCACACGTCCTCACCTGCCGGATGCACGGCTGGAGATCCGGCGTGACCCGCGCGGACGCCTCGCGCCAGATCTTCCACATCTTCCGCGAAGCCGGCGTGCGGCGCATTCTCGCCGAAGGCGGCGTCGGCACGATCAACCCCCTCCTCGACCCGCGCGACATCGTCATCCCCGACGACTACCTCGATCAGAGCTGCCGCAAGGACGTCATGCTCGACGGACGCTACCTCCTCGTCATGCGCGACGCCCTCTGCCCGGAGATGCGAAAAGCGCTCCTGGAAAACGCGAGGAAGCATGCGAGAGACGGTTTTGATGCGCGTATATTCGACCGCGGCACTTACGCCGTCACCGACGGACGGCACTTTGAGAGCCCCGCCGAGATACGGATGCTGCAGGGACACTCCGACATCGTCGGTCAGAGCCTCGCGCCCGAAGTCTACCTCGCGCGTGAAATCGGCGCCTGCTACGCCACGCTCAACTACGTCGTCAACTACGGCGAAGGCATCCGCCCCTGGTCGCACGAGACGATGTCCGACATCTTCTACAACGACGCCGACATCATCGGACGCATCCTGCTTGATACCGTTCGCACGCTTGCGGGAGCGGACAAGGCATGCGCATGCGAGAGCCTCCGCAAGGAGACACTCCTGAAGGATGTCTACAGCGAGAGCTCCGATAAGGGATGA
- a CDS encoding N-acetylmuramoyl-L-alanine amidase, which translates to MRGVSIEEIRHIAELSSPCLWRAARGFGREPKLYLHWSAGRYGQLFDAYHINIDADGSVYVSTENFAEVLAHTWMRNSGAIGITLACAYRATTEDLGSFPPTEMQIEVIAAVVAELAGILRIPVDVRHVLTHGEAADNEDGMYPHAPYGPKTNCERWDLEYLGTEESPSFAPWAQGKRGGDILRGKAIWYAG; encoded by the coding sequence ATGCGCGGAGTTTCCATCGAAGAGATCAGGCACATCGCCGAGCTTTCCTCACCGTGCCTTTGGAGAGCGGCGAGGGGATTCGGGCGGGAGCCGAAGCTCTACCTGCACTGGTCGGCGGGGCGGTACGGGCAGCTCTTTGACGCCTACCATATCAACATCGACGCGGACGGCAGCGTCTACGTGAGCACGGAGAACTTCGCCGAGGTCCTCGCGCATACGTGGATGCGCAACAGCGGCGCGATCGGTATCACGCTTGCCTGCGCTTACCGGGCGACGACGGAGGATCTCGGTAGCTTCCCGCCGACAGAGATGCAGATCGAGGTTATAGCGGCGGTGGTCGCCGAGCTCGCGGGCATCCTCCGCATTCCCGTCGATGTGCGCCATGTCCTGACGCACGGGGAGGCGGCGGACAACGAGGACGGGATGTATCCGCACGCGCCCTACGGGCCGAAGACGAACTGTGAGCGCTGGGATCTGGAGTATCTCGGGACGGAGGAAAGCCCTTCCTTCGCGCCGTGGGCACAGGGAAAAAGGGGCGGCGATATCCTGCGGGGAAAGGCGATATGGTACGCAGGGTAG
- the purB gene encoding adenylosuccinate lyase produces the protein MPSTSIDSQIHGCLFSTDEMREIFNDLSLAQAWVDTEAALAQAQGELGIIPKDKADYIISHTDASKLDIPAIGEAYKSSITIVPLVKAYQKYLLPSDAGEYLHWGATSQDIVDTGLILLQKKAYHVILRDMKICQKHCLHLAKKWRKQAMCGRTHVIHAVPITLGYKIAIWADELGRDIQRLEEIADRVFVGQLSGAVGTLASLKETGKGLEMQKRMMEILHLGVPTISWHVARDSQAEFSSTLAICAGTLARIAHEILTLQRSETMELEEPFFMGKIGSSTMPHKRNPQVVEGIIAVCRNVRSIAPSIVEAMFCENERDWGCLLSEWEAIPRQCHLLGQALEKSKDVLENLIVYPEHMEANIKKLHGLIMSECVMMHLAPRMGRLTAHEVVYEDSMKAYEEETYLGAVLKQDPRVTEVFSPEEIDRMMDPHSYIGYAPEFVDRVLEKYDA, from the coding sequence ATGCCATCCACATCCATTGACAGCCAAATTCACGGGTGCCTGTTCAGCACCGATGAGATGCGCGAGATCTTCAACGATCTATCCCTCGCGCAGGCATGGGTCGACACGGAAGCGGCGCTTGCGCAGGCGCAGGGCGAACTCGGCATCATTCCGAAGGACAAGGCGGACTACATCATCTCTCATACGGACGCGTCGAAGCTCGACATCCCCGCGATCGGCGAGGCGTATAAGAGCTCCATTACGATTGTGCCTCTCGTCAAGGCGTATCAGAAGTATCTGCTGCCGAGCGATGCGGGCGAATACCTCCACTGGGGTGCGACGAGCCAGGACATCGTCGATACGGGGCTCATCCTCCTGCAGAAGAAAGCGTACCATGTCATCCTGCGCGACATGAAGATCTGCCAAAAGCACTGCCTGCATCTCGCGAAGAAATGGCGCAAGCAGGCAATGTGCGGACGCACGCACGTCATCCACGCCGTCCCCATCACACTCGGCTACAAGATCGCCATCTGGGCGGATGAGCTCGGCCGTGACATTCAGCGTCTCGAGGAGATCGCCGATCGCGTCTTCGTCGGGCAACTCTCGGGAGCGGTCGGAACGCTCGCCTCGCTCAAGGAGACGGGCAAGGGGCTCGAGATGCAGAAGCGCATGATGGAGATTCTCCATCTGGGTGTACCGACCATCTCGTGGCATGTCGCGCGAGACTCGCAGGCGGAGTTCTCAAGCACGCTCGCCATTTGCGCCGGAACCCTCGCGCGCATTGCGCATGAGATCCTGACGCTGCAGCGCTCGGAGACGATGGAGCTCGAGGAGCCGTTCTTCATGGGCAAGATTGGATCGTCCACCATGCCGCACAAGCGCAACCCGCAGGTAGTCGAGGGCATCATCGCCGTCTGCCGCAACGTCCGAAGCATCGCGCCCTCCATCGTCGAGGCGATGTTCTGCGAAAACGAGCGTGACTGGGGCTGCCTGCTCTCCGAGTGGGAAGCGATTCCGCGTCAGTGCCACCTGCTCGGGCAGGCTCTCGAGAAGTCCAAGGACGTGCTTGAAAATCTCATCGTCTATCCGGAGCACATGGAAGCGAACATCAAGAAGCTGCACGGTCTCATCATGAGCGAATGCGTCATGATGCACCTCGCGCCGCGCATGGGACGTCTCACCGCACATGAAGTCGTCTACGAGGATTCGATGAAGGCATACGAAGAAGAGACGTATCTCGGCGCCGTTCTGAAGCAGGATCCGCGCGTGACCGAAGTCTTCTCGCCGGAAGAGATTGATCGGATGATGGATCCGCACAGCTACATCGGCTATGCGCCCGAGTTTGTCGACCGCGTGTTGGAGAAATACGACGCCTGA
- the mqnC gene encoding cyclic dehypoxanthinyl futalosine synthase yields MQRLTPKEGEALLLAADPIALGRQADAVRRERHGKTATFIIDRNINYTNICQNECKFCAFYKSVGDPDGYLLENELILEKVREAAEAGATQVMIQGGVHPDLGLGYFETMLSSIKRAHPDIVIHSFTATEILFFAQKEGISVEDALKRLQAAGLDSLPGGGAEILVDEIRQRIAPKKIMTDDWLAVMRAAHRIGMESTATMVIGFGETMAHRIEHMERIRRLQDETGGFRAFITWTFQPGYTELGNEGRDKVSSWDYMNTLALSRLYMDNVSHIQGSWVTQGERIGELSLSFGADDLGSIMLEENVVRAAGTQYEMSVAKMVRMIKNAGWQPAQRNTKYEILKRFS; encoded by the coding sequence GTGCAGCGACTGACACCGAAAGAGGGCGAAGCGCTCCTCCTCGCCGCCGACCCCATCGCGCTCGGACGGCAGGCGGACGCAGTTCGCCGCGAGCGGCACGGCAAGACGGCGACCTTCATCATCGACCGCAACATCAACTATACGAACATCTGCCAAAACGAGTGCAAGTTCTGCGCGTTTTACAAGAGCGTCGGCGACCCCGACGGCTACCTGCTTGAAAACGAGCTCATCCTCGAAAAGGTGCGTGAAGCCGCCGAAGCGGGCGCGACGCAAGTCATGATACAGGGCGGCGTCCACCCCGATCTCGGACTCGGCTACTTCGAGACGATGCTCTCCTCCATCAAGCGCGCGCACCCGGACATCGTCATCCACTCCTTCACGGCGACGGAAATCCTCTTCTTCGCGCAGAAGGAAGGCATCTCCGTCGAAGACGCCCTCAAGCGCCTGCAGGCGGCGGGGCTCGACTCGCTCCCCGGCGGCGGCGCGGAGATCCTCGTCGACGAGATACGGCAGAGAATCGCCCCGAAGAAGATCATGACCGACGACTGGCTCGCCGTCATGCGCGCAGCGCACAGGATCGGCATGGAATCGACGGCGACGATGGTCATCGGCTTCGGCGAGACCATGGCGCACCGCATCGAGCACATGGAGCGCATCCGCCGGCTGCAGGACGAGACAGGCGGCTTCCGCGCGTTTATCACCTGGACATTCCAGCCGGGCTATACGGAGCTGGGCAACGAGGGGCGCGACAAAGTCTCCTCCTGGGACTACATGAACACCCTCGCCCTCTCGCGCCTCTACATGGACAACGTCAGCCACATCCAAGGCTCCTGGGTCACGCAGGGCGAGCGCATCGGCGAGCTGTCCCTGTCGTTCGGCGCCGACGATCTCGGCAGTATCATGCTCGAGGAAAACGTCGTCCGCGCCGCCGGCACGCAGTACGAGATGTCGGTCGCCAAGATGGTCCGCATGATAAAAAACGCCGGGTGGCAGCCTGCCCAGCGCAACACGAAATATGAGATTTTAAAGAGGTTTTCCTGA